From the Francisella frigiditurris genome, one window contains:
- the kdsB gene encoding 3-deoxy-manno-octulosonate cytidylyltransferase encodes MARYIVIPARLKSTRLPNKMLLDIAGKPMIQRVYEQAIQAKGFDDVIIATDSLEIKNKAEEFSAKVVMTAESHESGTDRIAEVVEKIGLLNNDIVVNVQGDEPLIPIKNIEQTANLLEQKAEAVVSTLCEKITSSKDVYNPNNVKVVFDDNKYALYFSRAPIPWERGFSEDNIVNKAEYFRHIGIYGYRVEFLKQYSELSRSPIEQYESLEQLRVLWHSKKIAIEHALESTPAGVDTLADLEKVREYFNV; translated from the coding sequence ATGGCTAGATATATTGTTATACCAGCAAGGTTAAAATCAACGAGACTTCCAAATAAAATGCTATTAGACATAGCAGGAAAGCCTATGATCCAGAGAGTTTATGAACAAGCTATACAGGCTAAAGGTTTTGATGATGTCATAATAGCTACAGATTCTTTAGAGATTAAAAATAAAGCTGAAGAGTTTAGTGCTAAAGTTGTTATGACTGCAGAAAGCCATGAGTCAGGAACAGATAGAATTGCTGAAGTAGTCGAAAAAATTGGCTTATTAAATAATGATATAGTTGTTAATGTCCAAGGAGATGAGCCTTTAATACCTATTAAAAATATAGAGCAAACTGCTAATTTATTAGAGCAAAAAGCAGAGGCAGTAGTTTCTACTTTATGTGAAAAAATTACTTCGAGTAAAGATGTTTATAATCCTAATAATGTAAAAGTGGTTTTTGATGATAATAAATATGCACTATATTTTAGTCGAGCGCCAATTCCTTGGGAAAGAGGTTTTTCAGAGGATAATATAGTAAACAAAGCTGAATATTTTAGACATATAGGAATTTATGGCTATAGAGTTGAGTTTCTTAAACAATATTCAGAACTTTCTCGTTCGCCTATTGAGCAGTATGAATCTTTAGAGCAATTAAGAGTTCTTTGGCATAGTAAGAAGATAGCGATAGAACATGCTTTAGAAAGTACACCTGCAGGAGTTGATACTTTAGCAGATTTAGAAAAAGTTAGGGAGTATTTTAATGTTTAA
- a CDS encoding Trm112 family protein — protein sequence MDQSILNMLVCPVCKSNLHYDKEKNILVCKADKLAYPIKNNIPVMIVEEAQKLNIEEIKKYG from the coding sequence ATGGATCAATCAATATTAAATATGTTAGTGTGCCCAGTTTGTAAATCAAATTTACATTATGATAAAGAAAAAAATATATTGGTCTGTAAAGCTGATAAGTTAGCCTATCCAATAAAGAATAATATTCCAGTAATGATAGTAGAAGAGGCTCAAAAGTTAAATATTGAAGAGATAAAGAAATATGGCTAG
- a CDS encoding sulfurtransferase TusA family protein, protein MSDMQELKLERLLCPMPVIKTQNKLRSMKSGEILKVICTDPGTMHDIPAWCRVNGYSIVKASKENDGKFEFIIEVK, encoded by the coding sequence ATGTCTGATATGCAAGAACTGAAACTAGAAAGACTATTGTGTCCTATGCCTGTTATAAAAACTCAAAATAAACTAAGAAGTATGAAGTCTGGTGAGATTTTAAAGGTCATATGTACCGATCCTGGCACTATGCATGATATTCCTGCTTGGTGTAGGGTAAATGGTTATAGTATAGTTAAAGCAAGTAAAGAAAATGATGGAAAATTTGAATTTATTATAGAGGTTAAATAA
- a CDS encoding tRNA (5-methylaminomethyl-2-thiouridylate)-methyltransferase, whose product MSKKQIKAVSLISGGLDSMLATKLMQDQGIHVEGINFFTGFCVEGHTHAIRKQKENKQKRNNALWVAEQLGIQLHIIDVIEEYKDVLLNPKYGYGANMNPCLDCKIFMVRKAKEWAKENGFDFIITGEVIGQRPMSQRKDTMPVVQKQSGVDDLLLRPLSALNLPETKPEREGWVDRSKLLGITGRGRKDQMKLAKDWGIDDYASPAGGCCFLTDKQYSDKLVDLWKSRNSRDYEFDDIMLLKVGRHIRFKPDFKLIVGREEGENNYLNGYKNQFVSAYCSSHSGPLVLIDGKFDKNDEELTASIIGRFTQGKTADSVTIVFGYLDGTNKEVTIKPMASDDIKEEWYV is encoded by the coding sequence ATGAGTAAAAAACAAATAAAAGCGGTATCTCTAATTTCTGGTGGCTTAGACTCCATGTTGGCGACAAAACTAATGCAAGATCAGGGTATCCACGTTGAAGGAATTAACTTTTTTACAGGTTTTTGTGTAGAAGGGCATACCCATGCGATTCGTAAGCAGAAAGAAAATAAGCAAAAAAGGAATAATGCTCTTTGGGTGGCAGAGCAGCTTGGTATCCAACTACATATAATAGATGTGATTGAAGAGTATAAAGACGTGCTATTAAATCCTAAATATGGATATGGTGCAAATATGAATCCATGTCTTGATTGTAAAATTTTTATGGTTCGTAAAGCAAAAGAATGGGCTAAAGAAAATGGTTTTGATTTTATTATAACTGGTGAGGTTATAGGTCAAAGACCAATGTCTCAAAGAAAAGACACGATGCCCGTTGTTCAAAAGCAATCAGGAGTTGATGATTTGCTATTAAGACCTTTGAGTGCTCTTAATTTACCGGAAACGAAGCCAGAAAGAGAAGGTTGGGTTGATAGATCTAAACTTTTAGGCATAACTGGTAGAGGTCGAAAAGATCAAATGAAACTTGCTAAGGACTGGGGTATTGATGATTATGCCTCTCCTGCAGGTGGTTGTTGTTTTTTAACAGATAAACAATATTCTGACAAACTTGTTGATTTATGGAAGTCAAGAAACTCTAGAGATTATGAGTTTGATGACATTATGCTTTTAAAAGTTGGTAGACACATTCGTTTTAAACCAGATTTTAAATTAATCGTTGGAAGAGAAGAGGGTGAGAATAATTATTTAAATGGATATAAAAATCAATTTGTTAGCGCATATTGTTCGTCACACTCTGGTCCATTAGTTTTAATAGATGGAAAATTTGATAAGAATGATGAAGAACTTACAGCTAGTATTATTGGAAGATTTACTCAAGGAAAAACAGCTGATAGTGTGACAATAGTTTTTGGATATCTTGATGGAACAAACAAAGAAGTCACAATAAAACCAATGGCTAGTGATGATATAAAAGAAGAGTGGTATGTCTGA
- a CDS encoding peptide MFS transporter, producing the protein MNSFSFKKASNVLLATQLFSTISFAVLYSTLVLFMTQALGFSVAKASATMGVFVAFNYGLHILGGYIGGRLVSYRVLFLVGMFLQILACLFLIKPSVWNLYIALSLFLTGCGLNVPCINMMLTQQFSSDDHQRETAFFWNYAGMNVGFFIGFTIAGIFHSSQSYNILFLLTTVTNIIAFVLLSIGWNTVADKTTPLVRRVTIVGNSILVKYNSYGLGIVLLTIIILFIALQFPLNTNILALIIGLCLLFMFIPIAKKQKTKAQRDKVYAYVILATFGLVFWSAYSLAPMALTVFTQSNVDRDFLGMTIPTQWFQNVNTIVIAVGGPLLPLVLVTIRKKFIFSFPMQFCFGIIFMGIGFFMLVLGVLTSGKTGYTAAIWLILSYFFQSLGELLIGPTGYAMIGKLATPKLQGLMMGSWMVVVGSTSGVIASLLSIAIAPKNIDTNPLVTNSSYEGLFISLSMLAFISATILFFIIPKVRKLASIHKKPNTL; encoded by the coding sequence ATGAATTCTTTTTCATTCAAAAAAGCTTCCAATGTACTTTTAGCTACGCAATTATTCTCAACTATAAGTTTCGCAGTATTATATTCAACCCTTGTTTTATTTATGACTCAAGCACTTGGTTTTTCAGTAGCAAAAGCTAGTGCAACTATGGGAGTTTTTGTTGCTTTTAATTATGGTCTTCATATTTTAGGAGGATATATTGGAGGTAGATTAGTAAGTTACAGAGTATTATTCCTAGTAGGTATGTTTTTACAAATCTTAGCATGCCTTTTCTTAATTAAACCTAGTGTATGGAATTTATATATTGCTTTATCTTTATTTCTAACTGGTTGCGGATTAAATGTTCCCTGTATAAATATGATGCTAACCCAACAATTCTCGTCAGATGATCACCAAAGAGAAACTGCTTTTTTTTGGAATTATGCTGGAATGAATGTTGGTTTTTTTATTGGCTTCACTATTGCTGGAATCTTTCATTCAAGCCAAAGTTATAATATTCTATTTTTATTAACTACTGTAACTAATATAATTGCCTTTGTATTATTATCCATTGGCTGGAATACTGTCGCAGATAAAACGACCCCTTTAGTTAGAAGAGTAACTATTGTTGGAAATTCCATACTCGTAAAATATAACTCTTACGGCCTAGGTATAGTTTTATTAACTATTATAATTTTATTTATAGCTCTTCAATTTCCATTAAATACAAATATCTTAGCTCTTATTATTGGCCTTTGTTTATTATTCATGTTTATACCAATTGCTAAAAAACAAAAAACGAAAGCTCAAAGAGATAAAGTATATGCCTATGTTATTTTAGCCACATTTGGATTGGTTTTTTGGTCAGCCTATTCATTAGCACCAATGGCTCTAACTGTATTTACTCAATCAAATGTGGATAGAGATTTTTTAGGAATGACAATACCTACTCAATGGTTCCAAAATGTAAATACTATAGTTATTGCAGTAGGTGGACCATTACTTCCTTTAGTGCTAGTGACTATACGTAAAAAATTCATTTTTTCTTTCCCTATGCAATTCTGCTTTGGAATTATATTTATGGGAATTGGTTTTTTTATGCTCGTTTTAGGAGTTTTAACATCTGGAAAAACTGGATATACCGCTGCCATTTGGTTAATACTTAGTTATTTTTTCCAATCTTTAGGAGAGCTACTTATAGGCCCTACAGGATATGCTATGATTGGTAAACTTGCTACTCCTAAGCTGCAAGGACTAATGATGGGTTCTTGGATGGTAGTAGTAGGTAGTACATCAGGAGTCATCGCTAGTCTGCTTTCTATTGCTATAGCTCCTAAAAATATTGATACAAACCCTCTAGTAACTAATTCAAGTTATGAAGGATTATTTATTTCACTTTCTATGCTTGCTTTCATTTCTGCAACTATATTATTTTTTATAATCCCTAAAGTAAGAAAGTTAGCAAGTATTCATAAAAAACCAAATACTTTATAA